From the genome of Athalia rosae chromosome 3, iyAthRosa1.1, whole genome shotgun sequence:
ATACTGAATGAGCTACTCACAAATCGTAATGCTGATTCCATTTTGGGTCTAGCGTAGCTGTGCATGTATCGGTACTGTGGCATTGACCGGATCCATCGACAGTTATTTTAGCAAATGGATCGGGCAAACCTGAAATGGGATAAAAATCACAGAGGTATTGTGGATTTAACGACAGGATAACATCAAAGTAGcgtcaaaagagaaaagttaCTCACGGAAAAGATCCTTCCTAGCGAGGTTACGGGCGCATAGTACTGTAATGGGATtggagaaattgaataattagtcAACGGTAACGCTTTCAGCAAATGACGTAACGCTAAATTCTCGTTGGCAATTTTAATACATAATTCATATTTTGtacgatgatatttttatattctccgAACCAAGTGCTGTGTGGCCATATTATAATGCATAACAAAAACAGGCAGGCACTCAGGGACTAGGCAGGCGGCCAAGCACGGACTTGCCTCATCGGGTATTTGGTTGTCGTCTGAGATTTGAGATACAGCGAGCTAGTTCGCAATTGTGTTTCAATAGCTGATCAGCAACTTACTCGTCAGGCGAATCTTGACGGCCCCGTTCCTTCTGCTACCGCCGGGATTCGACATTTTTAACGCACATTTAACGCATCAAACACTTAAAACACTTTGcactaattaataaataaaattgttttcaacgcCGTACCGACCACGGTTGGTTGGCTGGTAGGCCATCATTGGCCCATGACTGCAGGGCGAGCAGTCGATCCCATAGTCGATCTACGCAAGTCGATCCATTTGGTCGGTGTCTCGACTTTTTCCAGGATCATCGATCTCCATCGTTGACCGAAAGCAAAGCGCGACGcaaattgttttttgaaaCGCTTTTCACCCCCTTATTCATGCCCTTGGTTAACGGCAATAATACTTCGTGGAATAAGaaagatgaattttcattccatctgGGATTAGAAACGTTGTAACTGTAACACAGGGATAGAGGCAAAACTGCAAATACGAACTCATGAAACGGGCACCTCACCAAAGATTACCGCTTTGCCAAAAACCTAGCGCAATCGATACTTAAGTTAGATGACTAAATATACGTAGTTTATTAATTTCGGTTTCGTACATTTTTGCAGCGAAAGCAGTCGTAACAatagaactgaaaaaaattacacataaCAGAGTACATTCTTCACTGTAAGTTAGTAGTTTATCATACacgaattaaaataatattagaTGCGTGGAAAATCAGCGTTATGTTGCAAAAATCATGGACTAATGACTTGTTAGATGATGAATTTTAcagatattataataattattacataataaatatatcataCGTATGTTGTATAGGTATGAGACGTTCACATCTACCAGGACTGCTGCGATAATCTGAAGATTTACTTCTTTCTGAACTCTACATTTGTGTTACTAATTACCTATACGCGAAACTGAACAATAACTATACATCAATCCGaccaaaaatttaattttctatctATTGGCAAAAGAAATTCATCACGTATACACTACATTGTTTGCTTATCATCATGATTCTTATGATTATAATATCCACGATTACCCGTACAAAATTTACGGCACAATTGTAACATATGTAAGTGACAATCTGTCGTAAAATTATTGGAATATGAACTTCGTCGCTTGGACGAAAATTATACCGAAAGCAGTAACGTGAATTCTTGATCTCAGTCGCGTTGGCTTAACTGAAAAGCCCAGCAGACTCGAATAAATTCGCGCGAATTTGCTgtcattttctttattgttATGTAGAACGAGACGTAGATGGGTTTTCGCATAAATATGCTGAAGTGTAGTTCAAAGAATAACGCTAAATAGTTGTACAAAGATGGTAAATTCGGCGTTCGGAGAGCGACAAACAATCGAGAGCAGCAGCCCCTTTGAGGTGTCCCATTGTAACCGAGTTCTTCAGGCTTCGCCCCGGAAGGTGAATATAGCATCTGCTAAGAAAAATGCCGCCTCGATGATCGCCATCGATCCTTTGGACAATCCTATGTTCCTCAACTCATTGGTAGAATAGGACGGCAGAGTCTTGAAGTAATGGATGGCGATTCCACCCGCAATTACGAAAAGGACGCAACCGACGACGCTGAAGAATAAGTCCTGcgtaagaaacaaaaacacaAAATATGTGAATGCAGAAATTGTAGAGAGAATATAGCTGAAgattacgaaaaaataattttatttttaaacgttAAAAATATCACACACCAATAATCGGTCTCCGATTTGTTTTCAAATACATTAAGTAAACTGACGATGGCCTAAATTTCAGTTCAACATCACACTTACGGTTCCAGACCACTGTGAATCTATTCCAAATTCTGTATAGCCTTGAAGAAGATCTGTACGCCCAATAAATCTGATTTAAATATAGGCGTGGTCGGTACGAAAAGTTTGTTTGACTAACGAAATAAGATAGGAGTCTAAGAGAAATAAATCTAAGGAAAAACAAAGACAATGTAAATAGAGTTTCATTAAAAGTTCAGGAAGTCCGACTCATTGTCAAGTAGGGATAACAACATACGTAAATGTCCATAACTATAGCGGCTTGTTATTTAATGGTATCTCCGAAGATAACGCATTGTGATACAAAATGTATCGAGCGCTCAATATCAGAGCTCTGCCGGCTCTCGATTAACGACGCGAGCTTACACCGGCTAAAAATAGTCGGTGACTCTAGTCCCTCTATCGAAGCAAGTTGTGGCCGCAGCAACACCAAAAGCAACACCACCATGAGTGCAGTAGCCAGGTGACACGCGAAATACGGGTGTGCCCCAAAGCCTCGTACCCTAGCTTTACCTATTCGCTGACCACCGTATCTGATCCCGTTAATAAAGAAATGGGACCGGCGAAAGCTCTCCACGTTTGGGTAACTCGCATCGTTTCGTGACCGGGTACACTTGACCcctttggaaaattaaacaACCAGGGGTGCAGATGGAAATCTGTGGTGGTATATCATCATGGCAATCGTGATCTAAAAATTCGTGACACCGAGGTCATCGTATGGGATtcgaggtatacgtacaacacgCCTGTTCACCGGTGTCCCCATTAGCGAAGCAGCGAAGAGCCCGATCAGGATAATAAGGTATCCACCTATGGTCCCCACAATCAACAAGTCCTTAATCGGCCCCAAGATTACGGCTGAGTGGTAGTGCAGGCCTATCATGACGCAGACCAACACCTGTAAACGCAAAAAATGGGTCATTAGACAGCGCGCATTGATCAATCGATCGTTTACAATTCAACGCAACGCCGCGTGCTCACTGTTttagtttttaaaaattgaaaaggcgTCATGTGCgagtgatttattttcttcagattGTTCATACCGTCGTCTACAACCATCCCCGACTGCGATTTATATATTTCACCTAATAGCTGATTACAGGGTACGTTCACCTGCGTTCATCAGCGGGCTTTAAAAGATATTTTTGATTGACCGGCACGAATTACGCCCACGCACAACTCCAGACTTCCGGCTTGTTGCCCACTGCCCACTCCATTTTTAATACCCGTTCGGACGTGATGGATGAAACAGCtccaattaaattattatcagtACGCGTACGTGGAATCACCACTTTCCGACCTTATACGCGATGCTTTGGTCACCGGACCGATTCGACgacatttcaaattcatcatAGGTGATGTAACGTGCAGTATGCGTACATAGTACAAATGTGCATGCACGATACGTACACATCACATGCGCGATCgaataaaacgagagaaattgCGCGAGCCATTTGTCAATTCATCACAATCCTTTGCGTGATAAAATGAGCGAGTATTAGTCAGAGACGCATTATATGGCGGGGAACCGCGCGTGAATTGCGCTACAATGACCATTACATCATTTCTGTTCTGGCCGGTTACTCACGTGCTCAAACATCATACTCAAGGATCAGATTAGCACATTCACAATTTACGACATTCCTCGTCAGTCGCGTTATTTGCTGCAGTTCGTCAACTTGATTTCTTACGCATTacaaacgaaaacaaaacggTAAAAAATAGCTCACCAGCTCGAAGAGCCTGATGATTGAGAGTTTCGTTATCGCTGCCATCTCCTTCGTTAGTTATTTTATCTGtaacataaaaattgattggtcttctcggtatttttcataatatcaaagttttaaaattaattgaaaaattgaatcaaatcaTCGAGCCTTCTTCCATATCATCGtgggaattttttcagaacagACCTGACGACAGAAagaccgacatttttttaaaacctGGTTGTTTTACAACGAAGGTCCGACGTCTTAAAGActcattaaaattaaaaaagttattaTTGACCGAAATCAATACTATTCTTACATCACCTACGGTGAGGTAAACTACAACATAAATAAACATCAAGTTTAGAGGTGGGGCAGGAAGATGTAACGGGAGCGGGTTCCAAGAATGACGCTTCTTGTTCCAGTACTACGCGGCGTAGTGGCCGTAATCATGACGAAATCTAAGCTACATGTGCAAGGCTGAATCTTTCACCAATCCGGCGACGTCGAAGTTGATCGAGGAATGGGAAAAACTAGTTGATCCCCACTATCTTCGAGGGCGAGTCGGATGCGGTAATAGTCATTACGAATGTGCGTCGATGACGTTATGAGCATCGCGGGCTTTTCTACcctcattttttgaaatttgagcaAATGTCAAGGGCATAAGAAAAGTaaatatcaaatgaaaaactgaCCTCGTCTCCGAAACAAATATCTATGTATTACAATGAAAATACTAGTCGTACGATCTGTCCAATCGGTGGGAATCACGCCCCGAGCGCCGATTCTGCATCAACACAATGCTAAATTTAAAAGTGACAGCTCCATAACGTACGCGAGAAGTCACAAAGAGTGATCGAATGTCATACCGAGTAGTTTGCCGTGTGTCAGAATTGTTGTAATGATGCCATAGAAATGGGATGGGCGAATCGTTGAACATCGTCGACAATATACTcggatataataaaaatattctgatGAATAATCAACTCACATTACGAGATACGGTTGTCCGGAAAATTTCGGTAGATTTTTGAGTAACTTCGATGAATTCCGTACGTCGTATGATCGAAACAGAGTATCTGCGGCAGGTTTGTCCGGCGACTGTTAGACGACTGAGAATAATGCGGATGCCGGGACATCGTGGTCGTAGAATTCTTAATGCTGGACGAATCCCCACTACCTCTCGTCATCCTCAGGACGCTGCTACGTCGCGACCCGTAGACTACGACGCGCCCAAAAGTACAACGCGTACATCATCGAGCTACGTTTGATACCCTGCCTCGAGGCACGCACGCCCTCAATCCGATAAAGACTGAGAGGTTTCGAGCTCGCAGGGTCGGCGAAGAATTCAAGGAGCGCTATTTCAGGTGGCTTACACCTCTTGGCCCAGAGTCCTTACGAATCCACCCTTCGATGCCGAAAATATCGACGTTCGCCATCGAAGAGATCCACGATCAGGTTTTCTGTTTTGCAAACAGTCGGACTCGCTTTTCCTCGCGATAACCGGTCCACCTAGATTCTGAATTTCCGCCACGCACGGTGTCTGTCACCAATGACGTCACGGCTCGAGGTTCAAAGTTGACGTAATTGTTCCGACTTTGCATCATCGTATTGTTAATAACGGCGGGCGGTACCCGTGCTTCAGAGATAGCGGAGGCCGTGATTGTTGCTTCACGGGTAAAATTAGCGGCGACCACGATGACAGCGATGACCAGATTCACTGCGAGAAGCTGGATTCTTCGGGCCGAAGATGAAAAACCCTACAAGTTCGAATCATTTTGTAAACAGCTGTTATATTATAGCCCGCcataaaatcgatgaaaaatactgATACCTATACTTACGGACTGTATGACGATATCTCGAAACGTAGCTGTATGTATATCTCTCCTTATTGCGGGTTTGATAGCTCCCGCATCGCCGGTCGCAATgacgaaacaatttttatagtttttcatCGGTGCATCTCGTGCAGCAGGTCTTACTTATTTTTAACCGCAGCGCAGTGTGGTTATACGGAATCACACGAACGAACCGgcgaccgaacgaacgacaAGATGAGATACGGCTTTTGGTAATATTGAGAGTGGAAAGTTTATTCGTTACGTGCAGCCACCCAGCCCTTTCTCGGTCTACATAACGTGTATGACTTGGAACTCGTGTACAGGTGCGTTCGTCCTGTACTCGCGCCTTATCATGTCGCAGAAGTCGATGCAGCAACAGTAGAGTCTGACCGGTTCGTCCTCGACTTTCTGCACAATGAAATAGAAgagttatcgatttttcgatcataCAACACAGCTATTGAGCCCGTTGTCAGTGACCTAGGTGGGTGTTTGTTCGCAATGTCAGACGGACAACAATGTTGTCTGAGGTTGTTGCAATCCGTCTGCCCAGCTTTGATGTTTGCAATGTCATCGTTAATAAAGCTCTCTTATAATCTTCGACGGACTGCAAAACAATGCGAAATAACAATCGTATCGCCGACGACCGCCGATTGCCTACCTCAACGCAATGTTGTTGTGCGTCAAGTAAGCGATTAGCATACAAATTTTAACTGAATCCCGAACGTGAATAACAGGTCTTAATAGCTGCACGTTGTACTATCTGCACCAGATAAGGAGATCCAGAAGTACGCTAGTCGCAGTCCATGAACTCGCGCCTTGGATATTTCAATCTTGGGGGTATACCATATTTCGACGAATTAAAAAAGCGTCAAGTTATCAACAGTTGGTTCACACTAGCTCTGCGCCGTGCTCGTCATCCGAGAGCGAAGAGACCTCTGTAAGCATTCGTTCACCATTCGCCGACTACTCCTTTCACGTTAGTAGTCGCACGAAAGGAAAACTGCCTGACTGATGATTGAATGCAAAAAATTCGATACGATAGGAAGTTCAAGGTGCTGTCCATCCGCTGTCCACCTGTACTTTTGATCTCTCACATGGAGAGCATACCAAAGCGAATTTTACCTTCATTTACATTGGAAGAGGAAACGTAGCGGTTTTGAGTTAATTTTGCCCTGTAAGcaacttttcgtttttgagTGACTCTAATGCTTTTGGAGCAGAACTTAACAATTTGCCGTTTCTCGTAGGGTGAAATTAACTAAAAACCGTCGTGTGTCCTTTTGTTGAAAACGTAATTAAAATTTGTCGTTTTAACCTCTCGTTGTACATCAAAATTCTGCTTACGATTTGTTTGGCGCCAACCGAGCCCTGCAAGATTTCTTCGAGTATCGATATGTGATGGCCATCTTCTTCCTGCACAGTTTTTGAGCccctaattttcaatttttccagtaGTTGCGAAGATCTTCGTATCTTTCGGCTACCACTTTCGCTTTGCCTTTCACCCCTAGTTCCCGATGAGGTACCGGGTGGAGTCTCCGAAGATCCAGTGTCGGAAGAGATTGACTCCGCATTCGAACTCGATGTCGAGTTTTTCCCAGCGTCTATACCCCGTTCAAGTTTTCGTTGCTTCTTCTCCTGGAAATTGCGGAATCATAATTCGAACACGCAGGTGATAAAGTTTTTCCTATAGATCGACAACGATTTCTACGCGACTCACCCACCACCAGCAGTCGTAACAAAGCCAAGCGTGTACGAGATAGAGGGAAGATGCAACCAGAGACATAGCGCATATCGTAAGATCGTGTAGAAAGGTTGGGTCCTCGGCGATTTCCGCGTCGGTCATATCGTCGACATGAACTTCGTCGTGAGCGTGCCTCATGGCCATGATAGCACAGCTCAGCATCGCCGCCCAACCGCAAATGGAAATGGCAACTGGCTGAAGGAGAAAATTCACGAGTATAAACAtatggaaaatatgaaaaagtaGCAACGAGATGAAGGTATAAACTCACAATGAACGGTCTGGGATTCGGTAGAATATTGATTATCCTGGTAACGGCGAGTATGAAACTAGCTACAAAGCATGCTGGATAGAGAATGAGAAATGCGTTATCCCACACGTGAGGATTCTCTTGGTTTTCATCGTGGTGACGTTCGTCGCGATGGTCTTCGTCATCGTGGTCATGATCCTCCTTGTCAAGAGCCAGGTGAAATCCGAATACAATTGCCGTGGCTACCTGTGAACGAGAAAGAACAACAACgggaataaatatgaaaacgaaaacgaaaatgaaaatgaaaatgaaaatgtacaTTCAATGGCTGAGGCGCAGCTGTTCAACGTTTGTGCAATGTAACGTGACACCAGTAACCGCGTTTTGATTAATGTAATCAGTCGAATGAATCTCTAGCTATTACACTTCTCATGTCCGTCCGAGGGTTTTTAGTTACCGCGGAATGGCACGATTAGCGAATTATAATCTATCCGACCTTATTTTCCTGTGGAATTCTCTTTATTCAGATCTGTGCCATTGGGTCTTGCACGTAACGTATTACGTTACCGTTTGATTAAACAgcatttttcaactctgacgCTTACGCATTGGAGAATTCTGTAGCCCGCGTGGACATAGTCATTGCGATTTGCTCTCTGGCGGATCAACTCTGGGTTGCTTCGATGCTGGTAAACCTCCCTGGCAGCGTTCTTGAGACTCTCGAGGTCGTAGGATAGCGAACTGTCGTTTCTCATTTCAAACTATCAAAGACTCAAAGACGCATCATTTCACGGTGACAAAACCTAAAGAtaacaaaaacgaaagaagaaagggGAAAACAAATTGATCCCACTTCTCATAGCATGATACTCGAATGTCTCTTATTCCGCACCCCCTCGTAGATCCATATCTTATTTTACCGAGGCATTCCATCTCAGAATCCCTTGGGAAGGATAGCGAAGCGCCGGTCCTTGGGGTCCAGTGaggtattttttccccctttgtGGTGGGGTAAACGATCGGTAGAATTGTGTGTGCGAACTACAGCCAGCAAGCAGGTATAGTATCCTCGTCGCTTCTCCAAGAATATTGTTGACAATGTGTAAGTCATATCGGAGGTATCTACGATTTCATAGAGCGTTGTTCGATGATTTCGAAACCAATTCAATATTATCTAATGTGATTATGGATGTGAAGTCCGATTAATTAAATTGTTAATTCGCGCGCTCGTGTACCAAGTGATGTCGGTTACATAAGTGACGAGTTCTCGctgcggtataataataacggctAGCCGCCTGCAGCTCTATGTATAACTATAATGcttgtatttttaatttcagatAAACTCGATTGCTAGCCTTTCTCTGTAGCAGCAGCTGCCTGCCACCGACTCTGGTTCACCTCGCGTTCACCGCTCGTTTATACATAAAccgattgcaaaaaaaaaagaaaaaaaaaaacaaaatcagccGCTGCAACTAATATTATATTCCAACAGACCAAAAAGCAGTTAGACTGGACCGTTGTGAGAAATTTGAATTCTTCGACACACCGCATTTTTTCCGAGCTAAACGAAGAACGACTGAAGTAAGATAAGCTGATGGTTATTATCTCTGAAACAAATTCTTCGTAAGATTAAAAAGTCTGAGTCGACTGTTTATTGGCAGGCACTTTGTTACGACGTCTATTAGTTGCGTTTCCTGCCCTACTTCCGGACTTAATATGATACCAGGGGttcaaaaaaatcttttcggcATCGCGCGGTACTCTGCAGAGTTTATATCTCCGATCGTGACTACTCCGAGTGATTGCGTACAGCGGACTTATCGCAGCTCCCGAGCTTTTACCATTTTTACATAAATACCGGCGACTGAATTATACCTAGATTCCATTACCACGCGCCTTGGAGCTTGGAACTTCCGGTGACACGAAATCGTAGGAATCATaggagtggaagaaaaaaatttccctgcTCTAATCTCTAACGAACACGTCCGC
Proteins encoded in this window:
- the LOC105691975 gene encoding protein snakeskin-like; this encodes MAAITKLSIIRLFELVLVCVMIGLHYHSAVILGPIKDLLIVGTIGGYLIILIGLFAASLMGTPVNRRVDLFFSVVGCVLFVIAGGIAIHYFKTLPSYSTNELRNIGLSKGSMAIIEAAFFLADAIFTFRGEA
- the LOC105691806 gene encoding uncharacterized protein LOC105691806 isoform X1 is translated as MRNDSSLSYDLESLKNAAREVYQHRSNPELIRQRANRNDYVHAGYRILQCVATAIVFGFHLALDKEDHDHDDEDHRDERHHDENQENPHVWDNAFLILYPACFVASFILAVTRIINILPNPRPFIPVAISICGWAAMLSCAIMAMRHAHDEVHVDDMTDAEIAEDPTFLHDLTICAMSLVASSLYLVHAWLCYDCWWWEKKQRKLERGIDAGKNSTSSSNAESISSDTGSSETPPGTSSGTRGERQSESGSRKIRRSSQLLEKLKIRGSKTVQEEDGHHISILEEILQGSVGAKQIKVEDEPVRLYCCCIDFCDMIRREYRTNAPVHEFQVIHVM
- the LOC105691806 gene encoding uncharacterized protein LOC105691806 isoform X2, which encodes MIHEHVATAIVFGFHLALDKEDHDHDDEDHRDERHHDENQENPHVWDNAFLILYPACFVASFILAVTRIINILPNPRPFIPVAISICGWAAMLSCAIMAMRHAHDEVHVDDMTDAEIAEDPTFLHDLTICAMSLVASSLYLVHAWLCYDCWWWEKKQRKLERGIDAGKNSTSSSNAESISSDTGSSETPPGTSSGTRGERQSESGSRKIRRSSQLLEKLKIRGSKTVQEEDGHHISILEEILQGSVGAKQIKVEDEPVRLYCCCIDFCDMIRREYRTNAPVHEFQVIHVM